A DNA window from Scylla paramamosain isolate STU-SP2022 chromosome 10, ASM3559412v1, whole genome shotgun sequence contains the following coding sequences:
- the LOC135104206 gene encoding uncharacterized protein LOC135104206, translated as MEVTMQHHILARVLCLLLSVVLLSCGPMLMWEAKVSPSGRRFLQSREEEVWARLEGPLEADDPQVLLILKQNFLAPPSSLPYNLSGPLKQMGSRDFSWPWIHEQLLRLFGKQLGGFFVEAGALDGEYLSNTLWMERRLGWTGLLVEPDEESYKMLISKHRRAWTSNTCLSKEGFPRRTILVSRRVLKGTPHEDFGWAFRGQTHEMGVDFPNKESLELMTDSWYSKVQCFPLLSYLFALNATTVDLLSLDVQGTETAILHTLLASSRVSVRVIVVEDEKKTFDHAFMATHGYVLVASDLDHVYVKRGDPALSGVNVTATTAVTDAVTTTAANYTSFVTATTTTAQAAK; from the exons ATGGAGGTGACGATGCAGCACCACATTCTCGCCAGGGTGCTGTGCCTCCTGCTGTCGGTGGTACTGCTCTCGTGTGGTCCCATGCTCATGTGGGAGGCAAAG GTATCGCCGTCTGGAAGGAGATTCCTTCAGTCccgagaggaggaagtgtgggCACGGCTGGAGGGTCCTTTAGAGGCAGACGACCCTCAAGTCCTGCTGATCCTCAAACAAAACTTTCTTGCGCCGCCATCCTCTCTGCCTTATAACTTATCGGGTCCCCTGAAACAGATGGGAAGCCGTGACTTCAGCTGGCCCTGGATACATGAACAACTACTGAGGCTGTTTGGGAAGCAGCTTGGCGGCTTCTTCGTTGAGGCCGGGGCGTTGGACGGTGAGTACTTGTCCAATACACTGTGGATGGAGCGGCGCCTCGGTTGGACAGGGCTGCTGGTAGAACCTGATGAAGAGAGCTACAAAATGTTAATCTCAAAGCATCGCCGAGCCTGGACCTCCAACACGTGTCTCTCAAAGGAGGGCTTTCCCAGGAGGACGATCCTGGTGTCGCGGAGAGTGTTGAAAGGCACCCCGCATGAGGACTTCGGGTGGGCGTTCCGGGGCCAGACGCACGAGATGGGTGTAGACTTCCCGAACAAGGAGTCCCTGGAGCTTATGACAGACTCGTGGTATTCCAAGGTGCagtgctttcctctcctctcttacctCTTCGCTCTTAACGCCACCACCGTCGATCTCCTTTCACTCGATGTCCAAGGAACCGAGACTGCTATCCTTCACACCTTGCTTGCCTCCTCCCGAGTCTCGGTAAGAGTAATTGTAGTCGAGGACGAAAAGAAGACCTTCGACCACGCCTTCATGGCTACGCATGGATATGTGCTGGTGGCTTCTGACCTCGATCACGTGTATGTTAAAAGGGGTGATCCAGCACTCAGCGGCGTTAATGTCACCGCGACCACTGCAGTCACTGATGCTGTCACCACGACTGCTGCCAACTACACCTCCTTtgttactgctaccactaccaccgcccaAGCAGCAAAATGA